In one window of Nycticebus coucang isolate mNycCou1 chromosome 23, mNycCou1.pri, whole genome shotgun sequence DNA:
- the LOC128575825 gene encoding 40S ribosomal protein S15-like: MAEVEQKKKPTFHKFTYHGVDLDQLLDMSYEQLMQLYSARQRRRLNRGLHHKQRSLLKRLCKAKKEAPPMEKPELVKTHLRDMIIPPEMVGSMVGVYNGKTFNQVEIKPEMIGHYLGEFSITYKPVKHGCPGTGATHSSRFIPLK; the protein is encoded by the coding sequence ATGGCAGAAGTGGAGCAAAAGAAGAAGCCGACCTTCCACAAGTTCACCTACCATGGCGTGGATCTCGACCAGTTGCTGGATATGTCCTATGAGCAGCTGATGCAGCTTTACAGTGCCCGCCAGCGGCGGCGGCTGAACAGAGGCTTGCACCACAAGCAGCGCTCACTGCTGAAACGCTTGTGTAAGGCCAAGAAGGAGGCACCACCCATGGAGAAGCCAGAGCTGGTGAAGACACACCTGCGGGACATGATCATCCCACCTGAAATGGTGGGCAGCATGGTGGGCGTCTACAATGGCAAGACCTTCAACCAGGTGGAGATTAAGCCTGAGATGATCGGTCACTACCTAGGGGAGTTCTCCATCACCTACAAGCCTGTGAAGCATGGCTGTCCTGGCACTGGGGCCACCCACTCCTCTCGCTTCATCCCTCTCAAGTAG